Proteins encoded in a region of the Oryctolagus cuniculus chromosome 10, mOryCun1.1, whole genome shotgun sequence genome:
- the PHF7 gene encoding PHD finger protein 7 isoform X6 yields the protein MKTVKEKKKECQRLRKSAKTKRLAQKKPSSGPVCRLCFQEPGDPEKLGEFLQKDNLSVHYFCLILSSKLPQRGQSNRGFHGFLPEDIKKEAIRASRKVCFVCKKKGAAINCQKDQCFRNFHLPCGQERGCLSQFFGEYKSFCGKHRPTQDIHRENVREESCVLCCEDLSQTSVENIQSPCCSQAVYHRKCIQKYAHTSAKHFFKCPQCNNREEFPQEMLRMGIHIPDRRWCLVLCATCGSRGTHRGCSALKPNSKKWECEECSPASGTGHHTAPSYPMSTFLLALSLPDFSCY from the exons ATGAAGActgtaaaagaaaagaagaaggaatgcCAAAGATTAAG AAAATCTGCCAAGACCAAGAGGCTAGCCCAGAAGAAGCCATCTTCAGGACCTG TTTGTCGGCTGTGTTTTCAAGAACCTGGAGATCCTGAAAAGTTAGGGGAATTTCTTCAGAAAGACAATCTCAGCGTGCATTATTTCTGCCTT atccTATCTAGCAAGCTGCCTCAGAGGGGCCAGTCCAACAGAGGGTTCCATGGATTCCTGCCTGAAGACATCAAGAAAGAGGCAATCCGGGCTTCTAGGAAG GTCTGCTTTGTGTGCAAGAAAAAGGGAGCTGCCATCAATTGCCAGAAGGACCAGTGCTTCAGGAACTTCCATCTGCCTTGTGGCCAAGAAAGGGGTTGCCTTTCACAATTTTTTGGAGAGTACAA ATCATTTTGTGGAAAACATCGCCCAACACAGGACATCCATCGGGAGAATGTGAGGGAGGAGAGCTGTGTCTTGTGTTGTGAAGATTTATCCCAGACGAGTGTTGAGAACATCCAGAGCCCGTGTTGCAGTCAAGCTGTCTACCACCGCAAGTGCATCCAG AAATATGCCCACACATCAGCAAAGCATTtcttcaaatgtccacagtgtAACAATCGAGAAGAGTTTCCCCAAGAAATGCTAAGAATGGGGATTCATATTCCAGACAG GAGGTGGTGCCTCGTTCTGTGTGCTACCTGCGGATCCCGTGGAACCCACAGGGGCTGCTCAGCTCTCAAACCCAACAGTAAGAAATGGGAGTGTGAGGAATGTTCACCTGCTTCAGGCACAG GACACCACACTGCACCGAGTTATCCCATGTCTACCTTCCTCTTGGCGCTGAGTTTGCCAGACTTCTCTTGCTATTGA
- the PHF7 gene encoding PHD finger protein 7 isoform X4 has protein sequence MKTVKEKKKECQRLRKSAKTKRLAQKKPSSGPVCRLCFQEPGDPEKLGEFLQKDNLSVHYFCLILSSKLPQRGQSNRGFHGFLPEDIKKEAIRASRKVCFVCKKKGAAINCQKDQCFRNFHLPCGQERGCLSQFFGEYKSFCGKHRPTQDIHRENVREESCVLCCEDLSQTSVENIQSPCCSQAVYHRKCIQKYAHTSAKHFFKCPQCNNREEFPQEMLRMGIHIPDRRWCLVLCATCGSRGTHRGCSALKPNSKKWECEECSPASGTDCTPENSGDVPCCSSAFHPEEHFCRDSSLEENPGPSWTDWSEPSVLEKPESSGRRRSKGVKIPRSGKKSK, from the exons ATGAAGActgtaaaagaaaagaagaaggaatgcCAAAGATTAAG AAAATCTGCCAAGACCAAGAGGCTAGCCCAGAAGAAGCCATCTTCAGGACCTG TTTGTCGGCTGTGTTTTCAAGAACCTGGAGATCCTGAAAAGTTAGGGGAATTTCTTCAGAAAGACAATCTCAGCGTGCATTATTTCTGCCTT atccTATCTAGCAAGCTGCCTCAGAGGGGCCAGTCCAACAGAGGGTTCCATGGATTCCTGCCTGAAGACATCAAGAAAGAGGCAATCCGGGCTTCTAGGAAG GTCTGCTTTGTGTGCAAGAAAAAGGGAGCTGCCATCAATTGCCAGAAGGACCAGTGCTTCAGGAACTTCCATCTGCCTTGTGGCCAAGAAAGGGGTTGCCTTTCACAATTTTTTGGAGAGTACAA ATCATTTTGTGGAAAACATCGCCCAACACAGGACATCCATCGGGAGAATGTGAGGGAGGAGAGCTGTGTCTTGTGTTGTGAAGATTTATCCCAGACGAGTGTTGAGAACATCCAGAGCCCGTGTTGCAGTCAAGCTGTCTACCACCGCAAGTGCATCCAG AAATATGCCCACACATCAGCAAAGCATTtcttcaaatgtccacagtgtAACAATCGAGAAGAGTTTCCCCAAGAAATGCTAAGAATGGGGATTCATATTCCAGACAG GAGGTGGTGCCTCGTTCTGTGTGCTACCTGCGGATCCCGTGGAACCCACAGGGGCTGCTCAGCTCTCAAACCCAACAGTAAGAAATGGGAGTGTGAGGAATGTTCACCTGCTTCAGGCACAG ACTGCACACCTGAAAACTCAGGTGATGTCCCCTGCTGCAGCAGCGCCTTCCACCCTGAGGAACACTTCTGCAGAGACAGCAGCCTGGAAGAGAACCCAGGCCCCTCTTGGACTGATTGGTCAGAACCTTCTGTATTAGAAAAGCCAGAATCCTCTGGCAGGAGAAGGTCCAAGGGTGTTAAAATCCCTAGGAGTGGCAAAAAATCCAAGTAG
- the PHF7 gene encoding PHD finger protein 7 isoform X2 — protein MPKIKVGKSAKTKRLAQKKPSSGPVCRLCFQEPGDPEKLGEFLQKDNLSVHYFCLILSSKLPQRGQSNRGFHGFLPEDIKKEAIRASRKVCFVCKKKGAAINCQKDQCFRNFHLPCGQERGCLSQFFGEYKSFCGKHRPTQDIHRENVREESCVLCCEDLSQTSVENIQSPCCSQAVYHRKCIQKYAHTSAKHFFKCPQCNNREEFPQEMLRMGIHIPDRDAAWELEPGAFSELYQRYQHCDAPACLYEQGRDSFEDEGRWCLVLCATCGSRGTHRGCSALKPNSKKWECEECSPASGTDCTPENSGDVPCCSSAFHPEEHFCRDSSLEENPGPSWTDWSEPSVLEKPESSGRRRSKGVKIPRSGKKSK, from the exons atgcCAAAGATTAAGGTAGG AAAATCTGCCAAGACCAAGAGGCTAGCCCAGAAGAAGCCATCTTCAGGACCTG TTTGTCGGCTGTGTTTTCAAGAACCTGGAGATCCTGAAAAGTTAGGGGAATTTCTTCAGAAAGACAATCTCAGCGTGCATTATTTCTGCCTT atccTATCTAGCAAGCTGCCTCAGAGGGGCCAGTCCAACAGAGGGTTCCATGGATTCCTGCCTGAAGACATCAAGAAAGAGGCAATCCGGGCTTCTAGGAAG GTCTGCTTTGTGTGCAAGAAAAAGGGAGCTGCCATCAATTGCCAGAAGGACCAGTGCTTCAGGAACTTCCATCTGCCTTGTGGCCAAGAAAGGGGTTGCCTTTCACAATTTTTTGGAGAGTACAA ATCATTTTGTGGAAAACATCGCCCAACACAGGACATCCATCGGGAGAATGTGAGGGAGGAGAGCTGTGTCTTGTGTTGTGAAGATTTATCCCAGACGAGTGTTGAGAACATCCAGAGCCCGTGTTGCAGTCAAGCTGTCTACCACCGCAAGTGCATCCAG AAATATGCCCACACATCAGCAAAGCATTtcttcaaatgtccacagtgtAACAATCGAGAAGAGTTTCCCCAAGAAATGCTAAGAATGGGGATTCATATTCCAGACAG AGATGCTGCCTGGGAGCTTGAGCCAGGGGCTTTCTCGGAGTTATATCAGCGCTATCAGCATTGTGATGCCCCCGCCTGTCTGTATGAGCAAGGCAGAGACAGCTTTGAGGATGAAGG GAGGTGGTGCCTCGTTCTGTGTGCTACCTGCGGATCCCGTGGAACCCACAGGGGCTGCTCAGCTCTCAAACCCAACAGTAAGAAATGGGAGTGTGAGGAATGTTCACCTGCTTCAGGCACAG ACTGCACACCTGAAAACTCAGGTGATGTCCCCTGCTGCAGCAGCGCCTTCCACCCTGAGGAACACTTCTGCAGAGACAGCAGCCTGGAAGAGAACCCAGGCCCCTCTTGGACTGATTGGTCAGAACCTTCTGTATTAGAAAAGCCAGAATCCTCTGGCAGGAGAAGGTCCAAGGGTGTTAAAATCCCTAGGAGTGGCAAAAAATCCAAGTAG
- the PHF7 gene encoding PHD finger protein 7 isoform X3: MKTVKEKKKECQRLRKSAKTKRLAQKKPSSGPVCRLCFQEPGDPEKLGEFLQKDNLSVHYFCLVCFVCKKKGAAINCQKDQCFRNFHLPCGQERGCLSQFFGEYKSFCGKHRPTQDIHRENVREESCVLCCEDLSQTSVENIQSPCCSQAVYHRKCIQKYAHTSAKHFFKCPQCNNREEFPQEMLRMGIHIPDRDAAWELEPGAFSELYQRYQHCDAPACLYEQGRDSFEDEGRWCLVLCATCGSRGTHRGCSALKPNSKKWECEECSPASGTDCTPENSGDVPCCSSAFHPEEHFCRDSSLEENPGPSWTDWSEPSVLEKPESSGRRRSKGVKIPRSGKKSK, translated from the exons ATGAAGActgtaaaagaaaagaagaaggaatgcCAAAGATTAAG AAAATCTGCCAAGACCAAGAGGCTAGCCCAGAAGAAGCCATCTTCAGGACCTG TTTGTCGGCTGTGTTTTCAAGAACCTGGAGATCCTGAAAAGTTAGGGGAATTTCTTCAGAAAGACAATCTCAGCGTGCATTATTTCTGCCTT GTCTGCTTTGTGTGCAAGAAAAAGGGAGCTGCCATCAATTGCCAGAAGGACCAGTGCTTCAGGAACTTCCATCTGCCTTGTGGCCAAGAAAGGGGTTGCCTTTCACAATTTTTTGGAGAGTACAA ATCATTTTGTGGAAAACATCGCCCAACACAGGACATCCATCGGGAGAATGTGAGGGAGGAGAGCTGTGTCTTGTGTTGTGAAGATTTATCCCAGACGAGTGTTGAGAACATCCAGAGCCCGTGTTGCAGTCAAGCTGTCTACCACCGCAAGTGCATCCAG AAATATGCCCACACATCAGCAAAGCATTtcttcaaatgtccacagtgtAACAATCGAGAAGAGTTTCCCCAAGAAATGCTAAGAATGGGGATTCATATTCCAGACAG AGATGCTGCCTGGGAGCTTGAGCCAGGGGCTTTCTCGGAGTTATATCAGCGCTATCAGCATTGTGATGCCCCCGCCTGTCTGTATGAGCAAGGCAGAGACAGCTTTGAGGATGAAGG GAGGTGGTGCCTCGTTCTGTGTGCTACCTGCGGATCCCGTGGAACCCACAGGGGCTGCTCAGCTCTCAAACCCAACAGTAAGAAATGGGAGTGTGAGGAATGTTCACCTGCTTCAGGCACAG ACTGCACACCTGAAAACTCAGGTGATGTCCCCTGCTGCAGCAGCGCCTTCCACCCTGAGGAACACTTCTGCAGAGACAGCAGCCTGGAAGAGAACCCAGGCCCCTCTTGGACTGATTGGTCAGAACCTTCTGTATTAGAAAAGCCAGAATCCTCTGGCAGGAGAAGGTCCAAGGGTGTTAAAATCCCTAGGAGTGGCAAAAAATCCAAGTAG
- the PHF7 gene encoding PHD finger protein 7 isoform X1, translated as MKTVKEKKKECQRLRKSAKTKRLAQKKPSSGPVCRLCFQEPGDPEKLGEFLQKDNLSVHYFCLILSSKLPQRGQSNRGFHGFLPEDIKKEAIRASRKVCFVCKKKGAAINCQKDQCFRNFHLPCGQERGCLSQFFGEYKSFCGKHRPTQDIHRENVREESCVLCCEDLSQTSVENIQSPCCSQAVYHRKCIQKYAHTSAKHFFKCPQCNNREEFPQEMLRMGIHIPDRDAAWELEPGAFSELYQRYQHCDAPACLYEQGRDSFEDEGRWCLVLCATCGSRGTHRGCSALKPNSKKWECEECSPASGTDCTPENSGDVPCCSSAFHPEEHFCRDSSLEENPGPSWTDWSEPSVLEKPESSGRRRSKGVKIPRSGKKSK; from the exons ATGAAGActgtaaaagaaaagaagaaggaatgcCAAAGATTAAG AAAATCTGCCAAGACCAAGAGGCTAGCCCAGAAGAAGCCATCTTCAGGACCTG TTTGTCGGCTGTGTTTTCAAGAACCTGGAGATCCTGAAAAGTTAGGGGAATTTCTTCAGAAAGACAATCTCAGCGTGCATTATTTCTGCCTT atccTATCTAGCAAGCTGCCTCAGAGGGGCCAGTCCAACAGAGGGTTCCATGGATTCCTGCCTGAAGACATCAAGAAAGAGGCAATCCGGGCTTCTAGGAAG GTCTGCTTTGTGTGCAAGAAAAAGGGAGCTGCCATCAATTGCCAGAAGGACCAGTGCTTCAGGAACTTCCATCTGCCTTGTGGCCAAGAAAGGGGTTGCCTTTCACAATTTTTTGGAGAGTACAA ATCATTTTGTGGAAAACATCGCCCAACACAGGACATCCATCGGGAGAATGTGAGGGAGGAGAGCTGTGTCTTGTGTTGTGAAGATTTATCCCAGACGAGTGTTGAGAACATCCAGAGCCCGTGTTGCAGTCAAGCTGTCTACCACCGCAAGTGCATCCAG AAATATGCCCACACATCAGCAAAGCATTtcttcaaatgtccacagtgtAACAATCGAGAAGAGTTTCCCCAAGAAATGCTAAGAATGGGGATTCATATTCCAGACAG AGATGCTGCCTGGGAGCTTGAGCCAGGGGCTTTCTCGGAGTTATATCAGCGCTATCAGCATTGTGATGCCCCCGCCTGTCTGTATGAGCAAGGCAGAGACAGCTTTGAGGATGAAGG GAGGTGGTGCCTCGTTCTGTGTGCTACCTGCGGATCCCGTGGAACCCACAGGGGCTGCTCAGCTCTCAAACCCAACAGTAAGAAATGGGAGTGTGAGGAATGTTCACCTGCTTCAGGCACAG ACTGCACACCTGAAAACTCAGGTGATGTCCCCTGCTGCAGCAGCGCCTTCCACCCTGAGGAACACTTCTGCAGAGACAGCAGCCTGGAAGAGAACCCAGGCCCCTCTTGGACTGATTGGTCAGAACCTTCTGTATTAGAAAAGCCAGAATCCTCTGGCAGGAGAAGGTCCAAGGGTGTTAAAATCCCTAGGAGTGGCAAAAAATCCAAGTAG
- the PHF7 gene encoding PHD finger protein 7 isoform X5: MKTVKEKKKECQRLRKSAKTKRLAQKKPSSGPVCRLCFQEPGDPEKLGEFLQKDNLSVHYFCLILSSKLPQRGQSNRGFHGFLPEDIKKEAIRASRKVCFVCKKKGAAINCQKDQCFRNFHLPCGQERGCLSQFFGEYKSFCGKHRPTQDIHRENVREESCVLCCEDLSQTSVENIQSPCCSQAVYHRKCIQKYAHTSAKHFFKCPQCNNREEFPQEMLRMGIHIPDRDAAWELEPGAFSELYQRYQHCDAPACLYEQGRDSFEDEGRWCLVLCATCGSRGTHRGCSALKPNSKKWECEECSPASGTGHHTAPSYPMSTFLLALSLPDFSCY; the protein is encoded by the exons ATGAAGActgtaaaagaaaagaagaaggaatgcCAAAGATTAAG AAAATCTGCCAAGACCAAGAGGCTAGCCCAGAAGAAGCCATCTTCAGGACCTG TTTGTCGGCTGTGTTTTCAAGAACCTGGAGATCCTGAAAAGTTAGGGGAATTTCTTCAGAAAGACAATCTCAGCGTGCATTATTTCTGCCTT atccTATCTAGCAAGCTGCCTCAGAGGGGCCAGTCCAACAGAGGGTTCCATGGATTCCTGCCTGAAGACATCAAGAAAGAGGCAATCCGGGCTTCTAGGAAG GTCTGCTTTGTGTGCAAGAAAAAGGGAGCTGCCATCAATTGCCAGAAGGACCAGTGCTTCAGGAACTTCCATCTGCCTTGTGGCCAAGAAAGGGGTTGCCTTTCACAATTTTTTGGAGAGTACAA ATCATTTTGTGGAAAACATCGCCCAACACAGGACATCCATCGGGAGAATGTGAGGGAGGAGAGCTGTGTCTTGTGTTGTGAAGATTTATCCCAGACGAGTGTTGAGAACATCCAGAGCCCGTGTTGCAGTCAAGCTGTCTACCACCGCAAGTGCATCCAG AAATATGCCCACACATCAGCAAAGCATTtcttcaaatgtccacagtgtAACAATCGAGAAGAGTTTCCCCAAGAAATGCTAAGAATGGGGATTCATATTCCAGACAG AGATGCTGCCTGGGAGCTTGAGCCAGGGGCTTTCTCGGAGTTATATCAGCGCTATCAGCATTGTGATGCCCCCGCCTGTCTGTATGAGCAAGGCAGAGACAGCTTTGAGGATGAAGG GAGGTGGTGCCTCGTTCTGTGTGCTACCTGCGGATCCCGTGGAACCCACAGGGGCTGCTCAGCTCTCAAACCCAACAGTAAGAAATGGGAGTGTGAGGAATGTTCACCTGCTTCAGGCACAG GACACCACACTGCACCGAGTTATCCCATGTCTACCTTCCTCTTGGCGCTGAGTTTGCCAGACTTCTCTTGCTATTGA